A stretch of Heliomicrobium undosum DNA encodes these proteins:
- a CDS encoding ABC transporter ATP-binding protein, protein MNPEICAALEKVEVVKSRRSLLQIDKLHFRDGEITAIIGPNGAGKSTLLKVLHGLEKPTAGTVCFRGQSLGGRDLLALRRQMAMVFQSPCLFQTTVYENIAAGLRIRKFRRSEIDPIVRRWAARFGVEPLLERQARHLSGGEAQRVALARALACGPELFLLDEPFASLDPPTREALCRELRAVIKEEGITAVVVTHVMEEVFLLADRAVMLSAGRVVQDGTPEELLARPANSEVADFVGKRRILLGRVVARTGEMVEVATPEGRFRLPAAAGGEGTFLLCLREGE, encoded by the coding sequence ATGAACCCGGAGATCTGCGCCGCCTTGGAAAAGGTCGAGGTGGTCAAAAGCCGCCGCAGCCTGCTGCAAATCGATAAACTGCATTTTCGCGACGGCGAGATCACGGCCATTATCGGTCCCAACGGCGCCGGCAAGAGCACCTTGCTGAAAGTCCTGCACGGGCTGGAAAAGCCGACAGCCGGCACGGTCTGCTTCCGTGGGCAATCGCTCGGCGGGCGCGATCTGCTGGCGCTCCGGCGGCAGATGGCCATGGTCTTTCAAAGCCCCTGCCTTTTTCAGACAACGGTCTACGAAAACATCGCTGCAGGGTTGCGCATCCGCAAGTTCCGGCGGTCGGAGATCGACCCGATTGTTCGCCGCTGGGCCGCACGTTTCGGCGTAGAACCACTCCTGGAGCGGCAGGCGCGCCATCTCTCCGGCGGCGAGGCCCAGCGGGTGGCCTTGGCCAGAGCGTTAGCCTGCGGTCCGGAACTGTTTTTGTTGGACGAACCCTTCGCCTCCCTCGACCCGCCGACGCGGGAAGCCCTCTGCCGGGAACTGCGCGCCGTGATCAAGGAAGAGGGGATCACCGCTGTCGTCGTCACCCATGTGATGGAAGAGGTCTTCCTGCTGGCTGACCGGGCGGTGATGCTGTCTGCCGGGCGGGTCGTCCAGGACGGGACGCCGGAGGAACTGCTGGCGCGGCCCGCCAACAGCGAGGTGGCTGACTTTGTCGGCAAGCGGCGCATCCTGCTGGGCCGGGTGGTGGCTCGCACCGGCGAGATGGTGGAGGTGGCCACACCGGAAGGAAGATTCCGTCTGCCTGCGGCAGCCGGCGGAGAGGGGACCTTTCTCCTCTGTCTGCGCGAAGGGGAGTAA
- a CDS encoding ABC transporter permease has protein sequence MDLIIEGVGQAIRLLIQGDPEVWAVTLLTLRVSGLATLISVLIGVPLGVLLAQSRFPGKAVVVSLVNTGMGLPPVVVGLFVTIMLWRSGPLGLLGLLYTPAAMIIAQAVIASPIVMGLTFAAIEQLDPNLRLQILSLGATRWQVYWRLIQEARLSILAAVIAGFGGVVSEVGASMMVGGNVKGLTRVLTTATVMEVSKGNLDVAIALSLILLALAYGVTLVLTVIQQGRRMG, from the coding sequence GTGGATCTGATCATCGAGGGCGTTGGACAAGCGATCCGGCTTCTGATTCAGGGCGATCCCGAGGTCTGGGCGGTCACCTTGTTGACATTGCGTGTTTCCGGGTTGGCCACGCTGATCAGCGTGCTCATCGGTGTACCCCTCGGCGTTTTGCTGGCCCAATCCCGCTTTCCGGGCAAGGCGGTCGTCGTCAGCCTTGTCAACACCGGCATGGGGCTGCCTCCCGTCGTGGTGGGCCTTTTCGTGACGATCATGCTCTGGCGCAGCGGCCCCTTGGGGTTGCTGGGCCTGCTCTACACGCCGGCGGCCATGATCATCGCCCAGGCGGTGATCGCCTCGCCTATCGTCATGGGCCTCACCTTTGCTGCCATCGAACAGTTGGATCCGAACCTGCGCCTGCAGATCCTTTCCCTCGGCGCGACGCGGTGGCAGGTTTACTGGCGTTTGATCCAGGAGGCGCGGCTGTCGATCCTAGCGGCAGTCATCGCCGGCTTCGGCGGCGTCGTCTCCGAAGTGGGCGCCTCTATGATGGTAGGCGGCAATGTGAAAGGGTTGACTCGGGTCTTGACGACGGCGACGGTGATGGAGGTCTCGAAGGGCAACCTCGATGTGGCCATCGCGCTCAGTCTGATTTTGCTCGCTCTTGCCTATGGTGTAACCTTGGTGCTGACGGTCATTCAACAGGGGAGGCGAATGGGATGA
- a CDS encoding winged helix-turn-helix domain-containing protein → MEAKDVMTAPEQLETKVNCKIWVEVRGEVVFSQGRMRLLEAIEETGSISQAAARMGMSYRAAWGKVTTTEGRLGLKLVERFPGHREHGAALTETGRALLRQFQEFNRASQASVEDLFHKHLRGLIESLPPKAPSPVPLHPKTDDIQHAIPSD, encoded by the coding sequence ATGGAAGCGAAGGATGTTATGACTGCGCCGGAACAACTTGAGACGAAAGTGAACTGCAAGATCTGGGTCGAAGTCCGGGGAGAGGTGGTCTTCAGCCAGGGGCGCATGCGCCTGTTGGAGGCTATCGAAGAAACAGGGTCGATCAGCCAGGCGGCGGCCCGGATGGGCATGTCCTACCGCGCCGCCTGGGGCAAGGTGACGACGACGGAAGGGCGGCTCGGGCTAAAACTGGTTGAACGCTTTCCCGGCCACCGGGAGCATGGCGCGGCCCTCACCGAAACAGGAAGGGCGCTGCTGCGGCAGTTCCAGGAGTTCAACCGGGCATCCCAGGCGTCCGTCGAGGACCTCTTTCACAAACACCTGCGCGGGTTAATCGAGTCGCTCCCCCCAAAAGCTCCCTCGCCTGTCCCGCTTCATCCCAAAACAGACGATATTCAGCATGCAATCCCATCTGATTAA
- a CDS encoding phosphotransferase — MLVVDRYVGVDPRFQSNARKARTRRSERRSPERAGTLADQRDDIPDLENPLFDDSQPIEGTVLTANPVGYGNPLPPLDLEPLEEIFPDTPLPPFVWEQGLAEAEPSTVRIGGEKEAATALAGDAALTEDVFENEVITGDEAVAGKSMPAEGEASLGNAMTVGNDAFSRNEPALSGNASLAPDLRAERETLVDLLAEYDLTLRSLHRQGGRLLAETDRGPLRVEFLEGEKALQRGRNITAALKHLREKGFTQCPEPRVSKYGERVIPWGDRAYYLYNKLPGRSAKLDASRDLQEAGRSLALLHRGGRGFQPVEPSVAAPLDIPGQFAWGRQVAADWLAMVGRQRFFSDSDHLLRENLPKLTERGEKGFAWMEAAYQEKRKQTEQEGALCHGDYGAASLLKTQRTFWVDRFNHCRCDIAVTELAQFISNIVRSSRDGWKEAIYVVEGYESVEKLTEADWRILLGCLIIPFDLFEHLEGKIRTEPANTIELIPDRKLQDQGFRRTRRTIETCNRAYAAAYRLAAQAELALPI; from the coding sequence TTGCTGGTCGTCGATCGTTATGTCGGGGTGGATCCCCGATTTCAAAGCAACGCCCGAAAGGCCAGGACGCGCCGGTCGGAACGGCGTTCGCCGGAACGGGCCGGGACGCTGGCGGACCAGCGTGATGATATCCCGGATCTCGAGAATCCTTTGTTCGATGATTCCCAGCCCATTGAGGGAACTGTGTTGACCGCAAACCCCGTCGGATATGGCAACCCCCTTCCTCCCTTGGACTTGGAGCCATTGGAAGAGATCTTCCCGGACACACCGTTGCCGCCCTTTGTGTGGGAACAGGGTCTCGCGGAAGCGGAACCGAGTACCGTCAGGATAGGCGGTGAAAAAGAGGCGGCCACAGCGCTTGCCGGAGACGCGGCGCTCACTGAAGACGTGTTCGAAAACGAAGTGATCACCGGTGACGAAGCGGTCGCCGGCAAGAGCATGCCGGCTGAAGGCGAAGCAAGTTTGGGGAATGCCATGACGGTCGGAAACGATGCGTTTTCCCGCAACGAACCTGCGCTTTCGGGCAACGCCTCCCTAGCGCCGGATCTCCGCGCCGAAAGGGAAACGCTGGTCGACTTGCTGGCTGAGTATGACCTGACCTTGCGCTCGCTGCACCGGCAGGGCGGAAGGCTCTTGGCGGAAACGGACAGAGGCCCCCTGCGCGTCGAGTTCCTGGAAGGGGAAAAGGCGTTGCAACGGGGGCGGAACATTACAGCGGCGCTCAAGCACCTGAGAGAAAAGGGCTTCACCCAATGCCCTGAACCGCGTGTGTCCAAGTACGGCGAGAGGGTCATCCCCTGGGGCGACCGCGCCTACTACCTATACAACAAGCTCCCCGGACGTTCTGCAAAGCTGGATGCCAGCCGGGATCTGCAGGAGGCCGGACGATCCCTTGCCTTGCTGCACCGCGGCGGACGGGGGTTTCAGCCTGTCGAGCCATCGGTCGCTGCGCCGCTCGACATCCCCGGGCAGTTTGCCTGGGGACGCCAGGTCGCCGCCGACTGGCTGGCCATGGTGGGGCGGCAGCGCTTTTTCTCTGACAGTGATCACCTGTTGCGGGAAAACCTGCCCAAGTTGACGGAACGGGGCGAAAAGGGATTTGCCTGGATGGAGGCCGCCTACCAGGAGAAGCGGAAGCAAACGGAGCAGGAAGGCGCCCTCTGCCATGGCGACTATGGAGCGGCGTCGCTCTTGAAGACGCAACGGACCTTTTGGGTTGACCGGTTCAATCACTGCCGCTGCGACATTGCCGTCACCGAATTGGCCCAGTTCATCAGCAATATCGTCCGCAGTTCCCGAGACGGTTGGAAAGAGGCGATCTACGTCGTCGAAGGGTATGAGTCCGTGGAAAAACTGACCGAAGCGGACTGGCGTATCCTTCTGGGCTGTCTGATCATCCCCTTTGACCTTTTTGAACACCTGGAAGGCAAAATCCGGACAGAGCCGGCCAACACGATCGAGCTCATCCCGGATCGCAAGCTCCAGGACCAGGGGTTCCGGCGGACGCGCCGCACGATCGAAACGTGCAACCGCGCCTATGCGGCCGCATACCGGCTGGCTGCCCAGGCGGAACTGGCGCTGCCCATCTGA
- a CDS encoding phosphotransferase — MRDGQESPKLSKWDMDALQEYPYTVTAADRQGNFWRLETNRGIKAFYRHEEKADRVAETHAMLEHLAERGFRRASRFIRTRDGRPFAQRGPYTYVLTDWLPGRSTDFQRDDDLRQAARTLAAIHWSGAGFHGGREKDAQKVSRLLKTLADRREALQWYRQLAQMKRQTSEVDRLLKEWGPEFEQKATRALRRVADTMVKPSGEAGWTICHRDWREGNLHLDGARLAVTGWDSCGPDLPAAELAQFLRRVADARGRWDVESGMQIIDAYRETGNLGTGDRELLAGLLEFPQRFWSLVAGHYRGAGEPSTPELLRREIAEEAGRQDFVASLERHLGTGN, encoded by the coding sequence ATGCGAGACGGGCAGGAAAGCCCGAAACTGTCCAAATGGGACATGGACGCGTTGCAGGAGTATCCCTATACAGTGACAGCGGCTGATCGACAGGGGAATTTTTGGCGTCTAGAAACGAACCGGGGCATCAAAGCCTTCTACCGGCATGAGGAAAAAGCCGATCGGGTCGCCGAGACGCATGCCATGCTGGAACACTTGGCCGAGCGCGGCTTCCGGCGGGCCAGCCGGTTCATCCGCACCCGCGATGGGCGCCCCTTTGCCCAGCGGGGCCCCTATACCTATGTCCTCACCGACTGGCTGCCTGGCCGAAGCACAGACTTTCAGCGCGACGACGACCTGCGGCAGGCGGCTCGGACACTGGCAGCCATCCACTGGAGCGGCGCCGGATTCCACGGTGGACGGGAAAAAGATGCGCAGAAGGTCAGCCGGTTGCTGAAAACCCTGGCAGACCGCCGCGAGGCGCTGCAATGGTACCGGCAACTGGCGCAGATGAAGCGCCAAACGAGTGAAGTCGACAGGTTGCTCAAAGAGTGGGGACCCGAATTTGAACAAAAAGCTACCCGGGCCTTGCGTCGCGTCGCCGACACCATGGTAAAGCCGTCGGGCGAGGCCGGCTGGACGATCTGCCACCGTGACTGGCGAGAGGGCAATCTTCACCTCGATGGCGCCCGGCTGGCGGTCACCGGTTGGGACAGTTGCGGACCCGATCTGCCGGCGGCGGAACTGGCCCAATTTTTGCGCAGAGTGGCCGATGCTCGCGGCCGATGGGATGTGGAGTCGGGGATGCAAATCATCGACGCCTACCGAGAAACAGGAAACCTGGGAACGGGAGACCGGGAATTGCTTGCGGGGTTGCTAGAATTCCCACAGCGCTTTTGGTCGCTCGTGGCCGGTCATTACCGGGGCGCCGGAGAACCGTCGACGCCAGAACTGCTGCGCAGGGAGATCGCCGAGGAAGCAGGAAGGCAGGACTTTGTGGCCTCTCTGGAAAGACACTTGGGAACTGGCAATTAA
- a CDS encoding acyl-CoA dehydratase activase, which translates to MTRKQKNQQQHTQRQNDQPQNTHPINNQGLNTQRPSAGERYYLGVDVGSVSTNLVLLSENGEVREAHYLRTQGRPLEMIQKGLADLARRYADEQIGGVGTTGSARSLASVVLGADVVKNEITAHAVAAGQLVPGVRTILEIGGQDSKLILLRDGVVSDFAMNTVCAAGTGSFLDQQASRLQLPIEEFGGLAEQADHPVRIAGRCSVFAESDMIHKQQMGHALPDIIAGLCEALVRNFLNNLGKGKTLEAPIVFQGGVAANAGMKRAFEKALDHPVVVPEHHKVMGAVGAALLAREAVQRASGLTRFKGFAMASEDVRAGSWECGDCPNLCEVIEIVESERPIARWGDRCGKWENSLSVIQTERAAEAAAELQQG; encoded by the coding sequence ATGACCCGTAAGCAAAAAAATCAGCAGCAACATACCCAAAGGCAAAACGACCAACCGCAAAACACGCATCCGATAAACAACCAAGGATTAAACACCCAGCGGCCAAGCGCCGGTGAGCGATACTACCTTGGCGTCGATGTCGGTTCCGTATCGACGAATCTCGTCCTCCTGAGCGAAAATGGCGAGGTGCGGGAGGCCCACTACCTGCGTACCCAGGGCCGTCCCCTTGAAATGATTCAAAAAGGCCTGGCCGATCTAGCCCGGCGTTACGCTGATGAGCAGATCGGCGGGGTGGGGACGACCGGTTCGGCCCGCAGCCTCGCCTCGGTGGTCCTCGGCGCTGATGTGGTGAAAAACGAGATCACCGCCCACGCTGTGGCAGCCGGTCAACTCGTGCCCGGCGTCCGCACGATTCTGGAGATCGGCGGGCAGGACTCCAAATTGATCCTTCTCCGTGACGGCGTCGTCTCCGATTTCGCCATGAACACGGTCTGCGCCGCCGGAACCGGCTCTTTCCTCGACCAGCAGGCGTCGCGGCTGCAACTGCCCATCGAAGAGTTCGGAGGGCTGGCTGAGCAGGCCGATCACCCGGTGCGCATCGCCGGTCGCTGCTCCGTCTTCGCCGAGTCAGACATGATCCACAAGCAGCAGATGGGCCATGCCCTGCCGGACATCATCGCCGGCCTTTGTGAAGCCCTGGTGCGCAACTTCCTCAACAACCTGGGCAAAGGCAAGACCCTCGAAGCGCCCATCGTGTTCCAAGGCGGCGTGGCGGCGAACGCAGGCATGAAGCGGGCCTTTGAAAAAGCCCTCGACCACCCTGTGGTCGTGCCGGAACACCATAAGGTCATGGGCGCTGTCGGCGCGGCGCTGCTCGCCCGTGAGGCGGTCCAGCGCGCCAGCGGACTCACGCGGTTTAAAGGTTTCGCCATGGCTAGCGAGGATGTACGGGCCGGTTCCTGGGAATGCGGCGACTGCCCGAACCTCTGCGAGGTCATCGAGATCGTCGAGTCCGAGCGGCCTATCGCCCGCTGGGGTGATCGCTGCGGCAAGTGGGAGAACTCCCTGTCTGTCATTCAGACAGAACGCGCCGCTGAGGCAGCAGCAGAACTACAGCAAGGATGA
- a CDS encoding CoA protein activase, protein MKVTFPHMGNMDIVVKALLEELDLEVIPPPPITKRTLSLGVRYAPESACLPLKINIGNFIEAAERGADTVVMAGGIGPCRFGYYNQVQREILVDMGIDLRMVVLEPPDNHIGELLNRIKVLTGAHSWWRVIKAIRIAYVKCQALDDLERQASRLRCRELNRGDVDRLYQSGRDAIDAASSVKEIRQCRDDALTRMAALPLDHALRPVRIGIVGEIFTVLEPYSNGFMEKSLGRLGVEVSRSLYLSEWVNEHLFKGILPVKGHHRTRKLAAPYLSCAVGGHGQESVGGAIEYAQEGFDGVIQVGPLTCMPEIVAQSILPQVEKDYDIPILTIYVDEQTGDAGLMTRLEAFVDMLERRKQRKEQAAR, encoded by the coding sequence ATGAAAGTCACCTTCCCCCACATGGGCAACATGGACATCGTCGTCAAGGCGCTGCTGGAGGAACTCGACCTCGAAGTCATTCCCCCGCCGCCGATCACCAAGCGCACCCTCTCACTGGGGGTCCGCTATGCGCCGGAATCGGCCTGTCTTCCTCTGAAGATCAATATCGGCAACTTCATCGAAGCGGCGGAGCGGGGCGCCGATACAGTCGTCATGGCCGGCGGGATCGGCCCCTGCCGCTTCGGTTACTACAACCAGGTCCAGCGGGAGATCCTGGTTGACATGGGGATCGACCTGCGCATGGTCGTCCTGGAACCGCCGGACAACCATATCGGAGAACTGCTCAACCGGATCAAAGTCCTCACCGGCGCCCACTCCTGGTGGCGCGTCATCAAGGCGATCCGCATCGCCTACGTCAAGTGTCAGGCCCTTGATGACCTGGAGCGGCAGGCCTCTCGCCTGCGTTGCCGCGAGTTGAACCGGGGCGATGTGGATCGCCTCTATCAGTCGGGGCGCGACGCCATCGACGCGGCAAGCTCTGTGAAGGAGATCCGGCAATGCCGCGACGATGCGTTGACCCGCATGGCCGCCCTTCCGCTTGATCATGCCTTGCGGCCCGTGCGGATCGGCATCGTCGGCGAGATCTTCACCGTCCTGGAGCCCTATTCCAATGGCTTTATGGAAAAAAGCCTGGGACGCCTCGGCGTCGAGGTCAGCCGTTCCCTCTACCTGAGCGAATGGGTGAACGAACACCTATTTAAAGGGATACTTCCCGTAAAAGGCCATCACCGGACACGCAAGCTGGCGGCGCCCTATCTGAGTTGCGCCGTCGGCGGCCACGGTCAGGAGTCGGTCGGCGGCGCCATCGAGTATGCCCAGGAAGGATTTGACGGCGTGATCCAGGTGGGGCCGCTCACCTGCATGCCCGAGATCGTGGCCCAGTCCATCCTTCCCCAGGTGGAAAAGGACTACGACATCCCGATCCTGACCATCTATGTGGACGAGCAGACGGGCGACGCCGGGCTAATGACCCGGCTGGAGGCCTTCGTGGACATGCTGGAGCGGCGCAAGCAGAGGAAGGAGCAGGCGGCAAGATGA
- a CDS encoding helix-turn-helix domain-containing protein produces MKRPMSNQEKANRLCEEYKKWKTSSLELFGFFPIFVTFKETFLLRNLSGNALKLYVYLGLMSKNLTGEAWVSVETIARYFERSTRTIDNWVKELEEIGLIERMQMKPNDVAHTYLRPYGLEYIEKPGNLQKKKRKRVNVSSDISDDDIPY; encoded by the coding sequence ATGAAGCGTCCTATGTCCAACCAAGAGAAAGCAAACCGTTTATGCGAAGAATACAAAAAATGGAAAACCTCTTCGCTTGAACTTTTTGGTTTCTTCCCAATCTTTGTGACATTTAAAGAAACTTTTCTTTTAAGGAACCTTTCAGGAAATGCGTTAAAGCTCTATGTGTATCTGGGACTGATGTCGAAAAACCTTACCGGTGAAGCGTGGGTAAGTGTCGAAACGATTGCCAGATATTTCGAAAGGTCAACTCGGACTATAGATAACTGGGTAAAAGAATTAGAGGAGATTGGCCTGATTGAAAGAATGCAAATGAAACCCAACGATGTGGCTCATACTTATTTGCGCCCGTACGGTCTTGAATATATAGAAAAACCTGGTAATTTACAGAAGAAAAAACGCAAAAGGGTTAACGTTAGTTCGGATATAAGTGACGACGATATTCCGTATTAA
- a CDS encoding DUF4258 domain-containing protein → MNPWIVLLRKAAEDVSYEISEHAANRMLERNVLPTDLQNCCATGQVIDEQRFGADVKVVLESRDRNGIPFYAVVALSFPQPTVVTVCRFRKDTWADIGYLARRKRR, encoded by the coding sequence ATGAACCCCTGGATCGTCTTGCTGAGAAAAGCTGCCGAAGACGTTTCTTATGAAATTTCTGAGCACGCGGCTAATAGAATGCTTGAGAGAAATGTTTTGCCTACAGATCTACAGAACTGTTGTGCTACCGGCCAAGTAATAGACGAACAACGGTTCGGTGCCGACGTTAAAGTCGTGCTAGAGTCAAGAGACAGAAACGGAATCCCGTTTTACGCAGTTGTAGCTTTATCGTTCCCTCAACCAACCGTAGTTACGGTTTGCAGGTTCCGAAAAGATACATGGGCCGATATTGGCTACCTTGCCAGAAGGAAACGGCGATGA
- a CDS encoding YgiT-type zinc finger protein: MKGVMKMKCYICDHEMVRSTIDKAIVINNNKVVVRDTPVWVCTDCGEKKFEAKVLLQVQKIAEEYLKEKNGKTQCQRGQLTGSKPIRPLEMSLPLPPINLAYLVANQQTSHY; the protein is encoded by the coding sequence ATGAAAGGAGTCATGAAAATGAAATGCTATATTTGCGATCATGAAATGGTACGTTCAACAATAGATAAAGCCATCGTGATAAACAACAATAAGGTAGTAGTTAGGGATACACCTGTATGGGTATGCACTGACTGCGGGGAGAAAAAATTCGAAGCTAAAGTTCTTCTTCAGGTGCAAAAAATAGCAGAAGAATATCTAAAGGAGAAAAATGGGAAAACGCAGTGCCAAAGAGGACAACTTACTGGTTCAAAACCTATTCGTCCTTTAGAAATGTCACTTCCTCTTCCACCAATTAATCTAGCATATTTGGTAGCTAACCAACAGACATCACATTATTAG
- a CDS encoding cupin domain-containing protein, with protein sequence MKNKSGQLQLIDIPALVSACTEKWMNLSLSQVNDAVIRLGVIEGEFHWHKHNREDEFFLVVSGKLFIDLEDRTVELLPQQGFTVPLGVLHRTRAPERTVILMVEKNTVDPKGDE encoded by the coding sequence ATGAAAAACAAGAGTGGACAACTCCAGTTGATCGACATCCCAGCTCTCGTCTCTGCCTGCACAGAAAAATGGATGAATCTGTCCCTCAGTCAGGTCAACGACGCTGTGATTCGTCTCGGCGTCATTGAAGGCGAGTTTCACTGGCACAAGCATAACCGGGAGGATGAGTTTTTCCTCGTCGTCTCGGGAAAATTGTTCATCGACCTGGAAGACCGAACTGTGGAACTGTTGCCCCAGCAGGGATTCACGGTGCCCCTCGGGGTGCTGCACCGGACGCGCGCCCCGGAACGCACGGTGATCCTGATGGTGGAGAAAAATACTGTCGACCCGAAAGGCGATGAATAA
- a CDS encoding acyl-CoA dehydratase activase-related protein produces MKITSVLTMRPPKAEVERPPVIGIPRALGYYEYLPLWRAFFEALGCAVALSPRTNKALLDQGVRAAVDEACLPVKMYYGHVKALSGKADHVFTPRIISVQPKTYLCPKFLGLPDMIRGAAAFDGGYPPLLVVDVNTRLPGGGWEKALTEAARKLNFSRNRAREAFKVARKAQDEFEGRLLQGEYPPIALARWEKSGRVLEPGGLLPRLPSRHREPMTGEEPRIAVAGHPYQLFDPFTSMNLLDKLKSRGIRVVTPMAVTEEKTRVATSHLPKRLFWSFGQQMLGGSLHLLKGPIDGLIYVAAFGCGPDSLVGEMVERHARRLGNVPYLLLTVDEHTGEAGVVTRLEAFVDLVARRRETAEAATAAEG; encoded by the coding sequence GTGAAAATCACGTCGGTATTGACGATGCGCCCGCCCAAAGCGGAGGTGGAACGACCGCCGGTCATCGGCATCCCCCGGGCACTCGGCTATTACGAGTACCTTCCGCTGTGGCGGGCCTTCTTTGAGGCCTTGGGTTGCGCCGTCGCCCTGTCGCCGCGGACCAACAAGGCGCTTCTCGATCAGGGCGTCCGCGCGGCCGTCGATGAGGCATGCCTTCCCGTCAAGATGTACTACGGCCATGTGAAAGCCCTTTCGGGGAAAGCGGACCATGTCTTCACGCCCCGGATCATCAGCGTCCAGCCGAAGACCTACCTCTGCCCGAAGTTCTTGGGGCTTCCCGATATGATCCGGGGAGCAGCCGCCTTTGACGGCGGTTACCCGCCGCTGCTTGTCGTCGATGTCAACACCCGTCTCCCCGGCGGGGGTTGGGAAAAAGCCTTGACCGAAGCAGCCAGAAAACTGAACTTCTCGCGCAACCGCGCACGAGAGGCCTTCAAGGTGGCCCGGAAGGCCCAAGACGAGTTTGAAGGACGGCTGTTGCAGGGAGAATATCCGCCCATCGCCCTGGCGCGCTGGGAAAAAAGCGGCCGCGTCCTCGAACCGGGCGGTCTGCTGCCACGGCTGCCATCGCGCCACCGGGAACCGATGACCGGAGAAGAACCGCGCATCGCCGTCGCCGGCCATCCTTACCAGTTGTTCGATCCCTTCACCAGCATGAACCTGCTGGACAAACTGAAGTCCCGCGGCATCCGGGTGGTGACGCCGATGGCCGTGACAGAAGAAAAGACGCGTGTAGCCACGAGCCACTTGCCGAAGCGGTTGTTCTGGTCCTTTGGGCAGCAGATGCTGGGCGGTTCCCTGCACCTGTTGAAGGGGCCCATCGACGGCCTGATCTATGTGGCTGCCTTCGGTTGCGGACCCGACAGCCTCGTCGGCGAGATGGTGGAACGCCACGCCCGCCGGCTTGGCAACGTGCCCTATCTGCTGCTGACCGTGGACGAGCATACCGGGGAAGCCGGCGTGGTCACGCGGTTGGAGGCTTTTGTCGACCTAGTGGCCCGGCGGCGGGAGACGGCGGAGGCGGCTACGGCGGCGGAGGGGTAA